From Candidatus Methylopumilus planktonicus, a single genomic window includes:
- a CDS encoding YggS family pyridoxal phosphate-dependent enzyme: MTTISQNVSQINQNILEASAFNNFPEKVTLVAVSKGHSFDKIIEAFDAGIINFGENYLQEALNKKLHLENFAIQWHFLGPIQSNKCKLIAENFDWVHSVDRLKVMKLLNDLRPSSATPLNICIQINSSGEDTKSGIAIDDAQSHLIDLISALKELPKLKLRGIMSIPSNTEDREKVIDEFKSMHVLYAKLKNQIDTVDTLSMGMSNDFKPAIEHGSNLVRIGTAIFGARAIKTQGDDN, from the coding sequence ATGACTACAATTTCTCAAAACGTTTCTCAAATCAATCAAAACATTTTAGAGGCTTCTGCTTTTAATAACTTTCCCGAGAAAGTTACTTTGGTAGCTGTAAGCAAAGGTCACTCTTTTGATAAAATTATTGAAGCGTTTGATGCTGGTATCATAAATTTCGGGGAAAACTATCTTCAAGAAGCCCTCAACAAAAAATTACATTTAGAAAATTTTGCAATTCAGTGGCATTTTTTAGGGCCCATTCAAAGCAATAAATGCAAGCTTATTGCAGAAAACTTCGATTGGGTTCATAGCGTAGATAGATTAAAAGTTATGAAACTACTTAATGACTTAAGACCTTCAAGCGCCACCCCTTTAAATATCTGTATTCAAATTAATTCAAGCGGTGAGGATACTAAGAGCGGCATCGCGATCGATGATGCACAATCACATTTAATAGACCTTATTAGCGCGCTCAAAGAACTTCCTAAACTTAAACTAAGAGGTATTATGTCTATACCCTCCAATACGGAAGACCGCGAAAAAGTCATTGATGAATTTAAATCCATGCATGTACTTTATGCTAAATTAAAAAATCAAATTGATACTGTTGATACATTGTCTATGGGTATGTCGAATGACTTCAAACCAGCTATTGAGCATGGTTCAAATCTTGTTAGGATTGGTACCGCTATTTTTGGGGCGAGAGCAATAAAAACTCAAGGGGACGATAATTGA
- a CDS encoding dihydroorotase, which produces MSILIKNGRVVDPKNNIDAILDIFVVDGKIAELNKNLDSKKAKQIIDASNKIVMPGIIDLQLNLREPGNQYKSTLESEMKAANAGGVTGMVCPPDTTPILDEPGLVKMLKNKSEALKLGNVYPLGALTQKLSGKLLTEINDLYESGCIGFSQAEKPIQDTEVLYRSFQYLSTFNLKAFLRAEDAYLSEKGIINAGEISTRLGLKGIQSISETTAINKILEIAHLTKTKVHLNKISTADGLNLVKIAKKNGVKVTCDVSIHQIFLTDNDIGFFNTNCFLKPPLRRESDRIKIIDSIVDGTIDAICSDHSPVNEDNKLKPFAESEHGASSVELLMPLVYKLSEDYKIDLGLLINKITNQPSGILEINKGSLSVNSDADICIFDPEHSWEINSKSLISEGKNTPFFNQNLTGKVSSTIFNGNIVFTGSSVIVKN; this is translated from the coding sequence ATGAGCATTTTAATTAAAAATGGTCGAGTGGTTGACCCAAAAAATAATATAGATGCAATATTAGATATATTCGTTGTAGATGGAAAAATTGCAGAACTAAATAAGAATTTAGACTCAAAGAAAGCAAAACAGATAATTGATGCCTCAAACAAAATAGTTATGCCAGGCATTATTGACCTTCAATTGAATTTAAGAGAGCCAGGTAACCAATATAAGTCCACCTTAGAAAGTGAAATGAAAGCAGCAAATGCTGGCGGAGTCACTGGCATGGTGTGCCCTCCAGACACAACACCAATTCTGGATGAGCCAGGCCTTGTGAAAATGTTAAAGAACAAATCAGAGGCGCTTAAGTTAGGCAATGTATATCCCCTTGGAGCGCTCACTCAAAAATTAAGTGGGAAATTATTAACTGAAATAAATGATTTATACGAATCTGGGTGTATTGGATTTTCTCAGGCAGAAAAACCAATTCAAGACACAGAAGTTTTGTACAGGTCTTTTCAATACCTCTCAACATTCAATTTAAAAGCATTTTTAAGAGCAGAGGATGCTTATTTATCAGAAAAAGGCATTATAAATGCGGGTGAAATCTCAACTCGACTAGGATTAAAAGGTATTCAAAGCATAAGTGAAACTACTGCCATCAATAAAATTCTGGAAATTGCTCATTTAACCAAGACAAAGGTTCATTTAAATAAAATATCAACTGCTGATGGATTAAATTTAGTAAAAATAGCTAAAAAAAATGGTGTCAAAGTGACTTGTGATGTTTCTATTCATCAAATTTTTCTTACAGATAATGATATTGGCTTCTTTAACACTAACTGTTTTTTAAAGCCTCCTTTGAGAAGAGAATCTGATCGAATAAAGATTATTGATTCAATTGTTGATGGCACAATTGATGCAATATGTTCAGATCATTCACCGGTAAATGAAGATAATAAATTGAAACCTTTTGCAGAGTCTGAACATGGCGCATCAAGCGTAGAGCTCCTGATGCCGCTCGTATACAAGCTATCTGAGGACTATAAAATAGACTTGGGCTTGCTAATCAATAAAATAACTAATCAGCCTTCAGGTATTTTGGAAATTAATAAGGGTAGTCTCTCGGTAAATTCGGATGCAGATATTTGTATATTTGACCCTGAGCATTCATGGGAAATAAATTCAAAATCTTTAATCAGTGAAGGTAAAAATACACCATTTTTTAATCAAAATCTTACTGGAAAAGTATCGAGCACTATTTTTAATGGCAATATTGTATTTACTGGCTCCTCAGTAATTGTAAAAAATTAA
- a CDS encoding aspartate carbamoyltransferase catalytic subunit, translated as MFNPQLNNKGNLNHLLSIEGLSKEKIIQILDTAESFLKIGERDVKKVPILRGKTVCNVFFENSTRTRTTFEIAAKRLSADVINLNVATSSQSKGETVLDTINNLIAMNADIFVVRHSSSGAAHFIASHVKPNIHIINAGDGNHSHPTQGLLDAFTIRKYKTNFNNLKVAIVGDILNSRVARSNIHALNILGVPEIRVIAPKTLLPDEIEKLGVHVFYDIDKGLKDVDVIMMLRIQNERMDGIMLPSQEEYFKTYGLNQVRLDLAKKDAIVMHPGPMNRGVEIDSAVADSEQSVILPQVTFGIAVRMAVMAILAGQHS; from the coding sequence ATGTTTAATCCTCAGCTAAACAATAAAGGTAATTTAAATCATCTTTTATCCATTGAAGGCCTGTCCAAAGAAAAAATTATTCAAATATTAGATACAGCAGAATCATTCTTAAAAATAGGCGAGAGAGATGTTAAAAAAGTTCCTATTTTAAGAGGTAAAACAGTATGTAATGTTTTCTTTGAAAATAGCACAAGAACTAGAACTACTTTCGAGATTGCCGCCAAGAGACTTTCTGCCGATGTTATTAATCTAAATGTCGCTACCTCGTCTCAATCTAAAGGTGAAACTGTTTTGGATACAATCAATAATTTGATTGCCATGAATGCAGATATTTTTGTTGTAAGGCATTCGTCATCAGGTGCTGCTCATTTTATTGCCTCTCATGTAAAGCCAAATATTCATATTATCAATGCAGGTGACGGAAATCACTCTCACCCCACTCAAGGCCTTCTAGACGCTTTTACTATAAGAAAATACAAAACAAACTTTAATAATTTAAAAGTGGCTATCGTGGGAGATATTCTAAATTCTAGGGTTGCACGATCTAATATTCATGCATTAAATATACTTGGCGTTCCTGAAATTAGAGTGATTGCTCCCAAAACATTACTTCCTGATGAAATTGAAAAGCTAGGAGTGCATGTTTTCTATGATATCGATAAGGGACTTAAGGATGTAGATGTCATTATGATGCTAAGGATTCAAAATGAAAGAATGGATGGAATCATGCTCCCTTCTCAAGAAGAGTACTTTAAAACTTATGGATTAAATCAAGTGCGATTAGATTTAGCAAAAAAAGATGCAATAGTTATGCACCCCGGACCAATGAATAGAGGAGTAGAAATCGATTCAGCCGTAGCTGACAGCGAACAATCTGTCATTCTCCCTCAGGTGACTTTTGGAATAGCCGTAAGAATGGCCGTGATGGCAATTTTAGCGGGGCAACATTCATGA
- the pyrR gene encoding bifunctional pyr operon transcriptional regulator/uracil phosphoribosyltransferase PyrR translates to MNLPNAENLIESLKNKINEMIDENTVLIGVQRGGELILQKILPSLGSAVATGSIDTSFYRDDFSSRGLKIKNKPSKIDTEINGKHIILIDDVFSSGRTVRAAMNEIFDYGRPDKITLAVLIDRNEQELPISPQICIEKISLSKNQHLELVLDENKKFTFHLKESHV, encoded by the coding sequence ATGAACCTACCTAACGCAGAAAACCTTATAGAAAGCCTAAAAAATAAAATCAATGAGATGATTGATGAGAACACTGTTCTCATTGGCGTCCAGCGAGGTGGAGAACTTATTCTTCAAAAGATTTTGCCTAGCTTGGGAAGTGCTGTTGCAACAGGCTCAATTGATACGTCTTTCTATAGGGATGATTTTTCAAGTCGCGGCTTAAAAATAAAAAACAAGCCTTCAAAAATCGATACGGAAATTAATGGCAAGCATATTATTCTTATTGATGATGTATTTTCTTCAGGAAGAACTGTTAGGGCTGCCATGAATGAAATTTTTGATTATGGAAGACCTGATAAAATTACATTGGCTGTTTTAATTGACAGAAACGAGCAAGAGCTTCCTATTTCGCCGCAGATTTGTATCGAAAAAATTAGCCTTTCTAAAAATCAACATTTAGAGCTTGTATTAGATGAGAATAAAAAATTTACCTTTCATTTGAAAGAATCTCATGTTTAA
- the ruvX gene encoding Holliday junction resolvase RuvX has translation MLNIENHQAPGKQREGNIIGFDFGQRRIGVAIGNNISKTAQALITIESSTNNQTFEAIQKIMDEWRPVSIVVGVPFNVDGSEHKVTNLSKKFAKQLEQKYSLPTHLIDERYTSIEANHELKDKKIDLKKKKLLIDQIAAKIILQSYLDQI, from the coding sequence ATGTTAAATATCGAAAATCATCAAGCACCTGGTAAGCAAAGAGAAGGAAATATCATAGGATTTGATTTTGGACAAAGACGCATAGGGGTTGCAATTGGAAACAATATTTCCAAGACAGCTCAGGCTTTAATAACAATCGAATCTTCAACTAATAACCAAACATTTGAAGCTATTCAAAAAATTATGGATGAATGGAGGCCGGTATCTATAGTTGTTGGAGTTCCATTTAATGTGGATGGTTCTGAACATAAAGTCACTAATTTATCTAAAAAATTCGCCAAGCAACTAGAGCAAAAATATTCGCTCCCCACTCATCTTATTGATGAACGCTATACTTCAATTGAAGCTAATCATGAACTTAAAGATAAAAAAATTGATTTAAAGAAAAAGAAACTATTAATTGACCAAATAGCTGCCAAAATTATTTTACAATCTTATCTTGATCAAATTTAA
- the ribBA gene encoding bifunctional 3,4-dihydroxy-2-butanone-4-phosphate synthase/GTP cyclohydrolase II: MIRPIVEIIEDIKQGKMVILVDEENRENEGDLVLAAEFANSDHINFMSKFGRGLICLTLTEEKCKILELPLMVQENETRLGTNFTVSIEAAEGVTTGISANDRATTIKAAIHKNATSKSIVRPGHIFPLISKKGGVLVRAGHTEAGCDLAHLAGLESASVICEILNEDGNMARLPDLIKFSEQHNIKIGTIADLIEYRRKNEKLIEKLIEKNILTPYGEMKLILYKDKILEETHIALVKGEIQKDKETIVRVHEPLSVIDLLDIEDKKHSWNALKAIKKISEDGGVLIFINHNTNTNDLLNILKTENTLPLKSSNDLRNYGIGSQILVDLGVRKMKLLSAPRKMPSMIGFGLEITGYLEN; this comes from the coding sequence ATGATCCGTCCGATAGTTGAAATTATTGAAGATATAAAACAAGGCAAAATGGTTATCCTTGTGGATGAGGAAAATAGAGAAAATGAAGGTGATCTCGTTCTTGCGGCAGAATTTGCTAATTCAGATCATATTAATTTTATGTCTAAATTCGGGCGCGGCCTTATTTGTCTAACGCTGACAGAAGAGAAATGCAAAATACTCGAATTGCCTCTCATGGTTCAAGAAAATGAAACTCGCTTAGGGACTAACTTTACGGTGTCTATTGAAGCTGCTGAAGGCGTCACTACTGGAATTTCAGCAAATGACAGAGCCACAACAATTAAAGCTGCAATTCATAAAAATGCCACTTCAAAAAGTATTGTAAGGCCCGGTCATATATTCCCATTAATATCCAAAAAAGGTGGTGTGCTTGTCAGGGCTGGACATACTGAAGCTGGATGTGATCTTGCGCATCTTGCAGGTCTTGAATCAGCATCAGTGATATGTGAAATTCTTAATGAAGATGGAAATATGGCGCGACTTCCAGATTTAATTAAATTTTCAGAGCAGCATAATATTAAGATTGGAACAATTGCAGATCTTATCGAATACCGAAGAAAAAATGAAAAATTAATTGAAAAATTAATCGAAAAAAATATCTTAACGCCTTATGGCGAAATGAAATTAATTTTGTATAAAGACAAAATCTTAGAAGAAACTCATATTGCCCTTGTAAAAGGTGAAATTCAAAAAGATAAAGAAACTATTGTGAGAGTTCATGAGCCTTTATCGGTGATAGACCTTTTAGATATAGAAGATAAAAAGCATTCATGGAATGCATTGAAGGCAATCAAAAAAATAAGTGAGGATGGCGGTGTATTGATCTTTATAAACCACAATACAAACACCAACGATCTCCTAAATATTTTAAAAACAGAAAACACTCTGCCGCTTAAGAGCAGTAATGATCTGAGAAATTACGGGATTGGCTCTCAAATATTAGTAGATTTAGGAGTTAGAAAAATGAAGCTGCTATCTGCCCCAAGAAAAATGCCGAGCATGATTGGTTTTGGGCTTGAAATTACAGGTTATTTAGAAAATTAA
- a CDS encoding riboflavin synthase has protein sequence MFTGIIQSIGLIKKIESLKKDARITVAYEANKIKASNLGDSISINGVCLTIQKKQKNQFIFHVSAETLSRTISFSEKSLVNLESAVLYNGKVGGHFVTGHIDGIAKIASIKTTSQCWILEIKPPKKLMKFIAEKGSIAINGVSLTVNSVKSDNFKVNIIPFTLKETNLGSLTKGSQINIEVDLIARYLENILKRK, from the coding sequence ATGTTTACAGGCATAATTCAATCCATCGGCTTAATAAAAAAAATTGAATCTTTAAAAAAAGATGCCCGCATTACTGTCGCCTATGAGGCCAATAAAATTAAGGCAAGCAACTTGGGAGATAGCATATCTATCAATGGGGTATGCCTTACCATTCAGAAAAAACAAAAAAATCAATTTATATTTCATGTGTCCGCAGAAACGTTAAGCAGAACTATATCTTTTTCTGAAAAATCTCTAGTAAATTTAGAGAGTGCAGTTTTATACAATGGAAAAGTAGGCGGTCATTTTGTAACAGGTCATATTGATGGCATAGCAAAAATTGCCAGTATCAAAACTACTAGTCAATGTTGGATTCTAGAAATCAAACCTCCTAAAAAACTAATGAAATTTATTGCTGAAAAGGGATCTATTGCGATAAATGGCGTAAGTCTTACTGTAAATTCAGTCAAAAGTGATAATTTTAAAGTAAATATCATTCCTTTTACCCTGAAGGAAACTAATTTAGGAAGCCTAACCAAGGGCAGCCAAATTAATATTGAAGTAGACTTGATTGCTAGATACCTTGAAAACATTCTCAAAAGAAAATAA
- a CDS encoding lipoprotein-releasing ABC transporter permease subunit, which translates to MSLLNKYLPFEVWIAYRYIKFKQKNSFISFISMTSMVGIALGVSALIIILSVMNGFQDELRTRILGVASHIEITSSNNTLTHWEDLAKKLHESPDVVGSAPYLDGQGMLVSEFGSQGIMLRGISSELEGNVDNLEKKVKVGKLSDLKPNAFNLILGIDAAKQLGIVIGDKVNILIPQGSYTPAGTFPRMRQFNVAGIFEIGMYEYDSGMALMNIEDAQKFFQMNDAVSGVRVKTDDLFLAPLVAKRLSESLSESGVFYVSDWTKKHANFFAAVQMEKRVMFIILMLIIAVAAFNIVSTLVMAVTDKRSDIAILKTYGAKPKSILYIFIIQGSLIGLIGTISGVFLGTVVALNIHSIVPFIEHLFNVQFLSKDIYYISEVPSKLLYSDVSAIAFISILLSIVATIYPSIKASNTSPAEALKHD; encoded by the coding sequence ATGTCTTTACTTAACAAATACCTGCCTTTTGAAGTTTGGATTGCTTATAGATATATAAAGTTTAAGCAAAAAAATAGCTTCATATCTTTTATTTCAATGACAAGTATGGTTGGAATAGCTCTTGGAGTTTCAGCACTCATTATTATTCTATCTGTTATGAATGGTTTTCAGGATGAACTTCGAACGCGAATTCTAGGAGTGGCTTCTCATATTGAAATTACAAGCTCAAATAATACATTGACACATTGGGAAGATTTAGCAAAAAAACTTCATGAATCTCCTGATGTAGTAGGGTCAGCACCTTATTTAGATGGCCAGGGCATGTTAGTTAGTGAATTCGGAAGTCAGGGAATCATGCTTCGAGGGATTTCATCAGAACTTGAAGGTAATGTTGATAACCTGGAAAAGAAAGTTAAGGTTGGTAAGCTATCTGATTTAAAACCTAATGCATTTAATTTGATTTTAGGGATAGATGCTGCAAAGCAACTAGGTATTGTCATTGGAGATAAAGTTAATATTTTAATTCCGCAAGGCTCTTATACGCCCGCAGGCACATTTCCTAGAATGCGACAATTTAATGTTGCAGGTATTTTTGAAATTGGAATGTATGAATATGATTCCGGTATGGCGTTAATGAATATAGAAGACGCTCAGAAATTCTTTCAAATGAACGATGCTGTTTCAGGGGTTAGGGTAAAGACTGATGATCTTTTTTTGGCGCCTTTAGTGGCAAAAAGACTATCAGAAAGCCTGTCGGAATCAGGTGTTTTTTATGTCAGCGATTGGACAAAAAAGCATGCGAATTTTTTCGCAGCTGTTCAAATGGAAAAAAGAGTGATGTTTATAATTCTGATGCTAATCATTGCGGTTGCGGCATTTAATATTGTTTCTACCTTGGTGATGGCGGTAACTGATAAAAGATCAGACATTGCAATTCTTAAAACATACGGAGCAAAACCTAAAAGTATCCTATATATATTTATCATTCAGGGTTCTTTGATAGGCTTAATCGGAACTATCAGCGGGGTATTTTTGGGAACTGTTGTTGCATTAAATATTCATTCGATCGTGCCTTTTATTGAGCATTTATTCAACGTTCAATTCTTATCCAAGGACATTTATTATATTTCTGAAGTGCCTTCCAAGCTCTTATATAGCGATGTAAGTGCTATAGCCTTTATCTCGATTTTGTTATCTATTGTTGCCACAATTTATCCAAGCATAAAAGCTTCTAACACTTCACCTGCTGAGGCGTTAAAGCATGACTAA
- a CDS encoding ABC transporter ATP-binding protein, whose translation MTKKLLIACKDLSKTFPSLDEEIIKKLNLNIKEGDHTAIVGVSGSGKSTLLHLMAGLEKASSGQIEILDQDISFLNQDELGVLRNTHLGFVYQFHHLLSDFNAIENVAMPLLIRRYGYKQAFREAGALLKKIGLSKRLTHKPSELSGGERQRVAIARSLITKPKCILADEPTGNLDGKTAHFVFDLLLDLAKENRSTLVLVTHDIQLASKLKFQYKLNQGKLKKT comes from the coding sequence ATGACTAAAAAATTACTTATAGCTTGTAAAGACTTATCTAAGACATTTCCTAGTCTAGATGAAGAAATTATTAAAAAGTTAAATCTTAATATCAAAGAAGGTGATCATACAGCTATTGTTGGCGTCTCTGGGTCTGGCAAAAGCACACTTCTTCATCTCATGGCTGGTCTTGAAAAGGCCTCATCTGGACAGATAGAAATTTTAGATCAAGATATCTCATTTTTAAATCAAGATGAATTGGGAGTTTTGAGAAATACACATTTAGGCTTTGTGTATCAATTTCATCATTTGCTCAGTGATTTTAATGCCATAGAAAATGTTGCAATGCCGTTATTAATTAGAAGGTATGGATACAAACAGGCTTTTAGGGAGGCTGGGGCACTATTAAAAAAAATAGGTTTAAGTAAAAGGCTGACTCATAAACCATCCGAATTATCTGGGGGCGAAAGGCAGAGAGTGGCAATCGCGAGATCACTAATTACCAAGCCAAAGTGCATTCTTGCAGATGAGCCCACAGGAAATTTAGATGGAAAAACAGCACATTTTGTATTTGATTTATTGCTTGATTTAGCAAAAGAGAATCGTTCAACTCTTGTCCTAGTAACTCATGATATTCAGCTAGCATCAAAATTAAAGTTTCAATATAAATTAAATCAAGGAAAGCTTAAAAAGACATAA
- a CDS encoding MotA/TolQ/ExbB proton channel family protein — protein sequence MWEIILAAGWPIWPLIFASIIALAIIGERFWSLRVEIIAPSDLLPEVQNLLNQGTIKKDVIAKIKEHSLLGEIFASALVNSNTSAAHIKEAIEESGRSVSYKLEKYLSTLGTIAAVAPLLGLLGTVIGMVDLFSSFTNSGHDVAIFARGISVALYNTAAGIVVAVPAMIFYRFFRSKVDDLIFDMEQQALKLIESMGVRK from the coding sequence ATGTGGGAAATTATCTTAGCCGCTGGATGGCCGATTTGGCCCCTCATTTTTGCATCAATCATTGCTCTAGCTATTATTGGCGAGCGATTTTGGTCATTAAGAGTTGAAATTATTGCCCCAAGCGATCTTCTCCCTGAGGTTCAGAACTTATTGAATCAAGGCACCATAAAAAAAGATGTCATTGCAAAAATTAAAGAGCATTCTCTTTTAGGTGAAATTTTTGCAAGCGCTCTTGTCAATTCAAATACATCCGCAGCTCATATTAAAGAAGCTATAGAAGAGTCAGGCAGATCAGTGAGCTACAAGCTTGAAAAATACCTATCAACACTTGGTACAATTGCGGCAGTTGCTCCTCTTTTGGGGCTCTTGGGCACGGTAATAGGTATGGTTGATCTTTTTAGTTCATTCACAAATAGTGGCCATGATGTGGCTATATTTGCAAGAGGCATTTCAGTGGCCCTGTATAATACGGCAGCAGGTATTGTTGTGGCAGTTCCAGCTATGATTTTTTATCGCTTTTTTAGATCTAAAGTAGATGATTTAATCTTTGATATGGAGCAACAAGCTCTTAAGCTGATTGAATCTATGGGCGTTCGTAAATAA
- a CDS encoding ExbD/TolR family protein, which produces MNFQRGKKHEEMELNLVPLIDVLLVIIIFLVVSTTFSRFSELKINLPTAEANSPDKKPNVINVSISAEGVYAINDNPLPNKSLESIIAALKNSSKGEKEIPVIISADAKCEHQSVINVMEASRQAGLTHITFSTKVN; this is translated from the coding sequence ATGAATTTTCAACGGGGAAAAAAACACGAAGAGATGGAATTAAACTTAGTTCCTTTAATCGATGTTTTATTAGTTATTATTATTTTCCTTGTTGTAAGCACAACCTTCTCTAGGTTTAGTGAATTAAAAATTAATCTTCCTACTGCTGAAGCTAATAGCCCCGATAAGAAACCTAACGTTATTAACGTGTCTATTTCAGCTGAAGGCGTCTACGCCATAAATGACAATCCCCTTCCTAATAAAAGCCTCGAGTCTATCATTGCGGCCTTAAAAAATTCGTCAAAAGGTGAAAAAGAAATTCCGGTAATTATTAGTGCAGATGCAAAATGTGAGCATCAGTCCGTCATTAACGTCATGGAAGCCTCAAGACAGGCAGGGTTAACCCATATTACATTCTCAACAAAAGTTAACTAA
- the msbA gene encoding lipid A export permease/ATP-binding protein MsbA, with amino-acid sequence MAKNIKKISEFQPINFRYVYKRLFKYTWQHKFILSLSLASLIVLSLTNTAFLAMIKKITDQGFGSEITDKQSSLALLLLLIISIRALSGLFSTYFIKSTSLKVVESLRSDLFKRIMMLPMNFFDKNSSSHIVSKINSDVQQLSNVITEIGFNLIKDGISFIGIVCYMIYLDWKLTLVFLLLAPILAYYLQIMSPRLRAAGTISQNANGELIMASDEAIAAQRIVKIFGTGQYEVSRLNRISEKIRKIQAKLIRIAALNSFTVEILAGIALSGIAFYSFGKFSAGQFAAFFAALLMVIAPIKSLTSINDKIQIAIAAAKSVFGLMDEPSEIDRGSKLINRAKGHIKISDLTFKYQNSKHNILEGINLIIKPGDKVALVGKSGGGKTTLINLLPRFYQIDQGKIFLDGININDLKLKNLRNQFSLVSQDTILFNDTIMNNIAYGNLERPVSEEEVKKAAIAANAWEFIDPLPNKLDHEIGDRGVRLSGGQRQRISIARAILKNAPILLLDEATSALDSHSEKYIQSALDNLMKNRTTIVIAHRLSTILNADRIVVIEKSKVIDVGTHAELIRRCKHYSTLYKKGLK; translated from the coding sequence ATGGCAAAAAATATTAAAAAAATAAGTGAATTTCAGCCAATTAATTTTAGATATGTTTATAAAAGACTATTTAAATATACTTGGCAACATAAGTTTATTCTATCTTTAAGTTTAGCTTCGTTGATTGTGCTGTCATTAACTAATACAGCATTTCTTGCTATGATTAAAAAAATTACTGACCAGGGATTTGGGTCGGAAATTACAGACAAACAATCTTCCCTAGCCTTGCTTCTTCTTTTGATTATATCGATAAGAGCCTTGTCAGGATTATTTTCAACTTATTTTATTAAGTCAACTTCATTAAAGGTTGTTGAAAGTCTTAGATCTGATCTTTTCAAGAGGATTATGATGTTGCCCATGAATTTTTTTGACAAAAACTCATCAAGTCATATTGTTTCTAAAATAAATAGTGATGTTCAACAGCTCTCAAATGTTATTACAGAGATAGGGTTTAATCTCATAAAGGACGGGATAAGTTTTATTGGGATAGTTTGTTATATGATTTATTTGGACTGGAAACTTACACTAGTATTTTTATTGTTAGCTCCAATCTTGGCTTATTACCTTCAAATAATGTCTCCAAGGCTTAGAGCTGCAGGAACGATTTCGCAGAATGCAAATGGGGAGTTAATCATGGCATCTGATGAGGCTATAGCTGCACAAAGAATCGTTAAAATATTTGGAACAGGCCAATACGAAGTTAGTCGATTAAATAGAATTTCAGAAAAAATAAGGAAAATCCAAGCAAAACTTATAAGAATTGCAGCTTTAAATTCTTTTACAGTAGAAATTTTAGCGGGCATTGCATTATCGGGAATTGCCTTTTATTCCTTTGGTAAATTTTCTGCAGGACAATTTGCAGCGTTCTTTGCAGCTTTATTGATGGTCATTGCCCCAATTAAAAGCTTAACTTCAATAAATGACAAAATTCAAATTGCTATAGCAGCTGCTAAAAGTGTATTTGGACTGATGGATGAACCCTCAGAGATTGATCGTGGTTCAAAATTAATTAATCGGGCAAAAGGGCATATAAAAATATCTGACTTAACATTTAAATACCAAAATAGTAAGCACAATATTCTCGAAGGCATCAATCTGATTATTAAGCCTGGCGATAAAGTAGCGCTTGTTGGTAAGTCAGGCGGAGGAAAAACAACACTCATTAATTTATTGCCAAGATTTTATCAAATTGATCAAGGCAAAATTTTTCTAGATGGTATTAATATTAATGATTTAAAGTTAAAAAATCTGCGCAATCAGTTTTCATTGGTAAGCCAAGATACAATTTTATTTAATGACACAATAATGAACAATATAGCTTATGGCAATTTAGAAAGACCAGTAAGTGAAGAGGAAGTTAAAAAAGCTGCTATCGCAGCAAATGCTTGGGAATTTATTGATCCCCTTCCGAATAAACTAGACCATGAAATCGGCGATAGGGGGGTTAGACTATCTGGAGGGCAAAGACAAAGAATTTCAATTGCCCGTGCAATTTTAAAAAATGCACCAATACTTCTTCTTGACGAAGCAACTTCAGCACTTGATTCTCACTCAGAAAAATATATTCAGTCTGCCTTGGATAATCTAATGAAAAATAGAACAACTATAGTCATAGCACATAGATTGTCTACAATTTTAAATGCTGATCGAATTGTTGTAATTGAGAAATCCAAAGTTATTGATGTTGGAACACATGCAGAATTAATTAGGCGATGCAAACATTATTCAACCTTGTACAAAAAAGGTCTGAAATAG